The DNA segment GTTACAGAATTAAAAGGCTCATAGATGTTGGTGTAATAAAAGGGTTCTATACTATAATTGATGCGGCCAGATTGGGTTTTATGAGTTGCAGGTTCTTCATAAAACTAAAGAATGTCTCTTTCGAAAAAGAAAAAGAGATAATATCACATTTTGCTGAAGACAAAAAATATTGGTGGGTTGATTCAATAGAAGGGCCATTTGATTTGGGGGTTGCTTGCTGGCTGTCTGACCTTAATGATTTTCATTTGGAAGAAATAAAATTTATGGAAGAATTCGGAGAATATATAAAAACAATTAATCAATCCATATATGTAAATTTTTACATTTTTAAGAGAGCATATTTTTCAAATCAACCAATTAATGATGTACCGCCTATAAAGATTTCAAATTTAGGCAAAGAGCATTTAGACAAAAAAGACAGTGAATTACTTAGGTTTATTTCTTCTAATGCGCGTGTGCCTATTACAGATATAGCAGAAAAATTGAATTGGTCTGTTGGGAGCATTGTACACAGACTTAAAAATCTTGAAAAGAAAAAAATAATATTAACTTATAGACCTTTAATTGACTTATCAAAAATAGGACGTTATTGGTATAAAGTTAATTTTACACTGAAAGATCATTCAAAAATAGACAAGATAATTACTTTTTTTAATGCGCATCCTGACATAGTGTATGCATATGAAACAATAGGAGGCCCTAATCTTGAAATGGAAGCCGAAGTAAAAAGCTGTGAACATTTCATGGAAATTCTACATTATATTCGTTCCAAGTTTGGAGATTCCATAGAATGCTATGACCACTTTCTGTGGTATAAAGAGTATAAGCTTACATTTTTTCCAGAAATTTCTTTACGTACTTAAATCTAATATTCTTTCCCTTGCGCTCTCGCTTAACCCTTCCACTATTCCTTTCAAGTTCACTTTCTTTTCTTCTTCGAGAATGAATTTCTGCTCTGATTTGGTTGCAGGATGCTTTGGGCCCAAGGTATCGCATAATTCCCTTCCAACAGAAACATCATAAAGCTCGTTCTCCCGGGCAATATCAATTATTTCCTCTTTGTCAAAGCCAATCAAAGGCCTCAGGACAGGAATCCTTACAGCAGAATCAATTACAGCCAGATTGCTTAAAGTCTGGGAGGAAACCTGACCCAGACTCTCTCCAGTAATTAATGCACTGCACGAATTCTTTAAGGCCAACTGCTCTGAAACCTTTAGCATAAGCCGCTTCATCAAAATGAAGTAGTATTTGTAATCGCATTTCTTGGATAATTCAGCGAAGGCGTTTCCTGCCTCCACAACAAAAAACTTTTTTGCCTTAATCAGTTTGGCTAATTTGAATGCTTTCTCTTCTGCTGTATTGTCAGCAAAAGGCACCTGAGAGAAATGAACGCAATAAATCTCCAAACCTTTCTTTGCAGCAAGAAGACCTGCAACAGGGCTGTCAAAGCCGCCTGAAATCAAGAGAAGGGCGCGCAATTTCTCCATAAAAAAGCACTAAAACAAATTATGAGTAAAACAATTAAAAATTATTCTTCCATAATAGGTATGGGCTGATTATTAAATGACAGAAAGAAGATACCATATAGGAATGATCCCTGACGGAAACAGGCGCTGGGCCGCACTCCACGAAATGCACCCCAGCTTAGGCCACGCAAAAGGCGCAGAGAAAATGGAATTATTCCTGAAATGGGCCTTAAAGAAGCAAGATATAGGAGAAATAAGCATTTACGGATTAAGCGAAGAAAACTTCAAGAGAACAAAAGAGGAATTGAACTGGCTTTACGGAATTTACTACAAGAGATTGAATCAATTGCTTGAAGAAGACATAATACACCAAGAAAAAGTGAGAGTGAATTTTGTTTCAACAAAAGAAGACAAGGTGCCAACAAAAATAACAGATGTATTCAATGAAATAAAAAGCGAAACAAAATTTTATGGAAACAAGATTCTGAACATTCTGATTGGGTATACAGGCCAGAGCGAGATACTCAGGGCAGTAAGCAGCCCAATGAACAGGGTGAAGAACTTGTTTTTCGGCTTGAATGAAAAGGATTTAGAGAAGCATTTGGCAATACAGCACTCCTGCGATTTTGTCATAAGGACTGGAGAAGAAGAAAAAGCGCGGGAAGCAAAATCCGGCTTCCTCTTATGGCAGGCGGCCTACGCAGAATACTACCACATAAACAAATTTTTTCCAGATCTAGAAATCAATGACCTGGAAGAAGCCTGGAGCTACTTCAAAAACACCCGAAGAAGAAAAGGCACTTGAAAACAAGTGGAATTGAAAAGGTTTAAAAACTCTTTTTCTCTAAGTTATTATAAATTTTACAAGTTTTAGAAAATATTAAAAGTTGTTATTATTGCGATGTTGGTGGGGGGATAGTATTAATGAGGCCTAAAAGCCATAAGTCTGCTGTTACTTCAACTTATGCTTCAGGGCTGCCTCTGAAGACAAGGTCTCTGTGCCCTGACTGCAAAAGAGTATTAGACGCAGAAGTCTATGAAAGGGACGGGGCAGTATTCATAAAGAAGGATTGCCCTGAACACGGAAGCTTTGATGAAGTTTATTACGAGGACGCTGAATACTATAATTTCGCCAGAAAGTTTGCAACAGGAAGCAGAAGCATAGAGAACCCAAATGTCGGGAAAGCAATAGAAAACAATGGAAGCAACTGCCCTAACGACTGCGGCCTATGCAAGAACCATCATACTCACACAGGACTGGCCAATATTGCTGTAACCAACAGGTGCGATTTAAGCTGCTGGTACTGCTTTTTCTTTGCAAAAGAAGGCAGCGCAATCTACGAGCCTTCAATAAAACAGATAGTGAACATGGTGAAGAACTTAAGGAATGAAAGGCCTGTGGGCACAAATGCATGCCAGGTAACTGGCGGAGAACCCACATTAAGAAAAGACATAGTGGAAATTGTCAGTGCAATAAAAAAAGAAGGCTATGATCACATTCAATTAAATACTCATGGAATAAATTTTGCTTTCAACCCTGAATTAGCAAAGAAATTGAGCGGGGCGGGAGCCACAACAGTCTATCTTTCCTTTGATGGCACAACACCTGAAACAAACCCGAAAAACCATTACGAAATTCCGTTAATTCTGGATGCATGCAGGAAAGGAGGATTAAGCATAGTATTAGTGCCTACCCTCATAAGGAGCGTTAACGACCATAATTTGGGCCCAATAATCAATTTTGCATTGAATAATTTGGATATTGTGCGAGGCGTTAACTTCCAGCCTGTTTCATTGGTTGGAAGAATGCCTAAAACTTTGAGGGACAAGCAGAGGATTACAATTCCGGGGGCAATAAAAAAAATTGAAGAGCAGACCAACGGCATGATTTCAATGAAAGATTTCTTCCCTGTACCATGCATTACCCCGGTATCAGATTTCATTGAAGCATTAACCAACCAGCCTCAATACAAATTAAGCATTCATTTCGCTTGCGGTGCAGCAACCTATCTTTTCTTGGATGGAGACAGGGTAGTTCCAATAACAAGGTTTGTTGATGTGGAGGGCTTCTTTGAGTTCCTCAAAGAAAAGACCGGAGAAATAGAGCAAGGGAAAAACAAGGCTTTAGTTACAGCAAAGGTTTTAATGAAGTTAGGCAGTTTTATTGACAAGAAGAAACAGCCAAAGGACTTGAACCTCACAAAACTTTTATTCAATGCATTGGTGAAGCACGATTACGATGCATTGGGCGCAATACACAACAAGACTTTATTCATTGGATTAATGCATTTCATGGACCCTTATCTTTACGACCAGCAGAGGGTGGAAAGGTGCGACATACATTACGCAATGCCTGACGGAAGAATAATTCCATTCTGCTCTTTTAATGTCATACCTGAAATTTACAGGGACAAAGTGCAGGCGCAGTACAGTGTTCCGGCAGAGGAATGGCAGAAAAAGAACCCAAAAGAAAGCATCAGCTACAAGTATGCAAGGGACATAGAAAAATTGACTCAGGACGAAAGATACGGAAAGACTTATTCTGAAGCAAAGAATTTTTTTGAGAAAGAAAAG comes from the Candidatus Diapherotrites archaeon genome and includes:
- the uppS gene encoding polyprenyl diphosphate synthase is translated as MTERRYHIGMIPDGNRRWAALHEMHPSLGHAKGAEKMELFLKWALKKQDIGEISIYGLSEENFKRTKEELNWLYGIYYKRLNQLLEEDIIHQEKVRVNFVSTKEDKVPTKITDVFNEIKSETKFYGNKILNILIGYTGQSEILRAVSSPMNRVKNLFFGLNEKDLEKHLAIQHSCDFVIRTGEEEKAREAKSGFLLWQAAYAEYYHINKFFPDLEINDLEEAWSYFKNTRRRKGT
- the tes gene encoding tetraether lipid synthase Tes, with translation MRPKSHKSAVTSTYASGLPLKTRSLCPDCKRVLDAEVYERDGAVFIKKDCPEHGSFDEVYYEDAEYYNFARKFATGSRSIENPNVGKAIENNGSNCPNDCGLCKNHHTHTGLANIAVTNRCDLSCWYCFFFAKEGSAIYEPSIKQIVNMVKNLRNERPVGTNACQVTGGEPTLRKDIVEIVSAIKKEGYDHIQLNTHGINFAFNPELAKKLSGAGATTVYLSFDGTTPETNPKNHYEIPLILDACRKGGLSIVLVPTLIRSVNDHNLGPIINFALNNLDIVRGVNFQPVSLVGRMPKTLRDKQRITIPGAIKKIEEQTNGMISMKDFFPVPCITPVSDFIEALTNQPQYKLSIHFACGAATYLFLDGDRVVPITRFVDVEGFFEFLKEKTGEIEQGKNKALVTAKVLMKLGSFIDKKKQPKDLNLTKLLFNALVKHDYDALGAIHNKTLFIGLMHFMDPYLYDQQRVERCDIHYAMPDGRIIPFCSFNVIPEIYRDKVQAQYSVPAEEWQKKNPKESISYKYARDIEKLTQDERYGKTYSEAKNFFEKEKVLAYEKGMARRFKLW
- a CDS encoding winged helix-turn-helix transcriptional regulator, with product MVKDILDSLDRKILFNLDFNARASNSEIAKKSRTSKEVVGYRIKRLIDVGVIKGFYTIIDAARLGFMSCRFFIKLKNVSFEKEKEIISHFAEDKKYWWVDSIEGPFDLGVACWLSDLNDFHLEEIKFMEEFGEYIKTINQSIYVNFYIFKRAYFSNQPINDVPPIKISNLGKEHLDKKDSELLRFISSNARVPITDIAEKLNWSVGSIVHRLKNLEKKKIILTYRPLIDLSKIGRYWYKVNFTLKDHSKIDKIITFFNAHPDIVYAYETIGGPNLEMEAEVKSCEHFMEILHYIRSKFGDSIECYDHFLWYKEYKLTFFPEISLRT